CGCTCAGTTCGCACATGCATTTAATTTTCTTTctaatattactccctccgttcctaaatataagtctttctaagagtttcattaatggactacatacggatgtatatagacatattttagggtatagattcactcattttgttccgtatgtagacacctagtgaaatatcttaaaagacttatatttaggtacggagggagtaacatGTTTTAAACGTGTGCATTTATCAGTACTAGTGTACACATTTACTAGTACAAAGTAAACGTGTATCTACAACACACATGGATATTGGAAAGAAAATTAATGGTAAGTTGATATTAGATAGAATATCAATTATGCATTAATTATGTGATTATCACATATGTTGGTATTTGCCATGATATTAATTACGAGTTAAATATGTTGAGCACTCACCATTGGTATAGATATAAACAGGGATAGGTAAGTAGGAGTTGGACTATTGTAAGGAGATCCATCGTTACCTAGACACTCCACACTCAACCAACCACACACACAATGGCAATAGCACTTCCGACGATGCTATTCGTGGCCATCGCGCTGACCACCACTATGTCGACGGCCAACGCCATCGACATCATGGATAAGGACTTGGCATCGGAGGAATCCTTGTGGGCGTTGTATGAGCGTTGGTGCGAGAATCACGTGGTGGAACGTGAAATCGACGACAAGGCTCGACGCTTCAATGTGTTCAAGGAGAATGCACGCATGATCCATGAGTTCAACCAACATGACATGCCCTACAAGCTAAGCCTCAACCTCTTCGGCGACATGACTGATGAAGAGGTCAACCACACTTACGGTCGCTGCTCCAACATCATGTCCAGCGGCCGGAAGCGCCAAAGCCAGGATCGTGTCATGCAGGGCGCCATCGCTGCCCGTGAAGGCCTTCCAACTGATGTGGACTGGCGCATGATGGGATACAACACCCGTCCATCGGCGGTGACGAACGTGAAGCGTCAGGGAACTTGCGGGGGCTGCTGGGCCTTTGCGGCCATAGCGGCAGTGGAGGGCATCAACTCCATCAGGACTCGGAACCTGACATCATTATCCGTGCAACAACTTCTAGACTGCGACAAGGGGAATGAAGGTTGTCGTGGCGGCAACGCAGAAGGGGCCTTCAAGTACATGATCCACAACGGCGGCATCGAAACGGAGGCTGAGTACCCATATGTTGGCCATGAGCAAGGCCACTGCTCGGTGCCCAAGAAGAACCGGAACCCCGTCGTCACCATCAATGGCTACAAACAGGTGCCGCCGAATGAGGTGGCGTTGATGCAGGCAGTGGCGGCCCAACCGGTCGTCGTGGCACTCGACGCTAACTCCATGGCTTTCCGGCGCTATGGGGGAGGCGTATTCGTGGGACCTTGTGGGACAGACCTGAGCCATGAAATGACAGTGGTGGGCTATGGCACTACTGGTGAGCAGGGTTCGGAAAAACATATAGATTACTGGATCGTGAAGAACTCGCTGGGGCCAGAATGGGGTGAAAATGGCTACATACGCATAGCACGCAACGTCAgcggccatgatgaggaggggtTGTGTGGCATCCTCATAGATGCGTCATATCCGGTGAAGTTCACAAGGGAAGGTGTGAATGATATCATGAAGACAAAATAGCAGTTGCATTTAAAGTTTGACAGTCCTTTCAACATGCATGTTTCGGACATACATATGGACCGTTCGTTTCTATTGTACAACTAATGTTACCTATATCTTTGGGATGTAAAATGATGCATGTCTATGATAGTATAAAGCGATTGTACCGACTAAAATGATGCATGTTTCTATTGTACAACTATTGTAAAAACATTTCACGTTCTACAAAAAGATTGCCATCCGTTCGATTGTGACCACACGGCTTTGAGGGCATTCGCCAGGAGGCCCTAATATTCCGACGTTTACTAGTTACCATTCATGTATACTTAACAAGGAAAATAATATCCTTATTAAGACACAACACCAACTAAAGAAATACTAGTACATAGCAATGTGCAATTAATGCTATCTCTATCTTCCAAATTTGGTTGTGTATAATAACTTTTACTATTAAAACATACAATATAAGGCCCAGGGTGAAGAATAAAGTAATTCCTCACCTGAGTCGAACGACCGAGCTAGAACCACCAAATTATCTTTGCTTTTTAAGAGGAAGGCTTGAGCCTTCTTTCAAAAAGGTTATTGAAACTTTACCCTATATGGTTACTATGTTTGTATTCTTGCTTTTACCAATCTGTAACTGCATTTTCTTAGGAACACTCCCAATCCATAACTTCAGATAACTATATGGAGATTGAATTTGCTATATTCCACTCTGGAGCATACTTCTTTCCATGTGCGTATAGGCTTTATGGGAAATCACTCTATCACAAGTTCTTATAGTATTTGGATGAATCTTCTAAGATAACCCGAGTTAAGGAAATATCAACAATCCACCTAATCGGAGCAGATTTATATTTAATTCTATCAAATGTTAAATCTAGTTGCCTTAATCTACTATCTTTTTATAGTAACATTCTGACCTATATCTGAGATTTTTTTTAGCTCCTTCAACGGCAACGATTCAGTAATCCCCTATATATCTTACCACATGGCCCATTTTATTCAACACATTTAGATATAATAACACCCCTATTCACCAAGCTCCTAGCACCCTTAGTGTTTGTAGATCAAACTATTCTTCTGCAAAAAAATGAACAGTTGTTCTGAACCCGAAATTGTTTTGAAAGAAACTGAATTGTACTACCTGCTCATTGTCTACTACACTACTACAGTAGGTGGGACATGCCAGATAACATATTGTATATAACAAATTTCAGCGTGGGGCATTATCCTGCTGTTCTTTCGAATCACgtgttgttatttttgtccatAGCATTCATGATTTGAGTTTATGTGAAGGCATCTAAAAGAGAACATATTTTTGATAAATGAATGTGCGATACACCCTTTTGCGCACCTAACATATAGATGCCAGAAGAGTTGCACGCTTGCTTCCTACTAATCAGTTTTTACACTGTAGGAAGCTCATCTATAAGTACCCTGATAACAGTGGGCTGATATAATACTTTTGAAAATCTGGAAAAACATAAGGACCTTTGACAACACAGAGTTATGCTAAGAGGATGTTTGAGTCTATCCATTATGAGTTTCAATCCAGGAGAGCTGCAAGCGGGTTATCTTGTTTCTGGATCCTGTTTTAGTTGCTTTCTCCCTGGTCGAAGTGTATTAGAGTTCTCTCTGGAGGGTTGTGTAATCAGCATGTCTGAGATCATGAGTAGAGTTCCAGTTCTGTTTTCTGAAGAGCTGACCCTGTAAATACTAGCTCCATGTTTCTTAGAGATAATCTATAAATTATTCCCTCTATTTCAATAAAGTTTGGGGTTAGGCCCTTCGAACACTACTCCATGTATTGAAGAAGTCAATGTGACATTATAGTTGGAAATTTTAGTTACCATTCGAGGAATAAACTTTTGAATAATTGAGATGCAATTCCATAAATGGTACCCCCTCCGTAAATAAATGTAAGtgatcttttatttttttatagagGAAGTACCTCCGTATAAAGTTCCAAATGAGATTTTACTACATCAAATCCATGGCGCCTAATGAACAAGTCAAGATAAAAATATAGGCGAGAAGGAGAGGTAGTATGCATCACTACCTCATTGTTTTTCTCGGGGCAGAAAATAAGATcttctaaaagaaaaaaaacgatCAGATGCAGATAGGAATGGTCTTGCGATGCATGCAGCTTGTGCAGACGGAAgtacttaggccctgtttggaaccataatagattatgataatctggattatgaagataaatcatataatctggtttataaaaataatctaggtgaacatgtttggaggccagattatataaactgtaatccaggttttacattgcataatgacctatcTACCCTCTGTTTTTTTTTTAAGATGAGGGTAGCGGTGGTAGAAATgttattatctccaactttacaagggtaatgggtcattagcaatccataatctgattttagctggtatagagtagattatgagtttttaataatctatccatctagtttttataatctacactatAAGTTGTCTTGTTTggaaacataatagattataaaaactggattatataatctgggtggttccaaacagggccttagtccgtgatgtaaggccctgtttggaaccacccagattatataatctggtttttataatctattatgtttccaaacaggacaatttatattgtagattttaaaaactagatgaccagattattaaaaactcataatctactctaccccagctaaaatcagattatggattactaaTGACCTATTACCCTTGTAAACTTGAAGATAATTACCTACTGCCACCGCCACCGTCTTATTTTGATACAGGAcagacatgtcattgtacaatgtaaaacctgaattacagtttatataatctggccttcaAACATACCcacctggattatttttataaaccagattatataatctatcttcataatccagattattataatctattgtagTTCTAAACAGGGCCTAAATTTACCTTGCAAACCTATTGTTTCTTTCGTTCTAGTGTCCGAATATTGCATGCGCCGTAACTTTGCATGCGTGAGAAAAATTTACCTGACTAGCCGTGTTTCTTACGGCAGCTCCATAGTATACATTTCCTTCCTTCCTATTGTAATCTTACCTCGGGTGTTTTTGAGGGTGTTTGGTTGAGATTTTTAACAGCTTCCCCAGCTTTGAAGCCAGCAGCCCAACCAAACAGCCAGCTTCTGGGAGAAGTTTGACTGCAGCTGCAGCTTTTTTACATGCAAAAGGAGAAGCTGGTCCCGAGCAGCTTCCACAGCTTCCTCCCCCGGTGAATCACTCCCACGCCCATCCTACCCCTGCCACTTCGTTAGAATTACAGCAAAAATGCCCTTCCCATATAAACGTGCAAATCCCCCATTCAGTTTTTTTCCTTAGCCATTTTTTCCCCGCAGCACACAGCCACACGGGATGGAGCAAGGGCGGCGCTAGGTTTTCCCGTGGCCAGCCTCGTCCGCCGGCCGGGACTGCGCCGCCGGCGCCGGCCGGCGCCCGCCCTCGCCTCGCTGTACACCAGAGCCCGCCCTCCGGCGCCCGCCCTCGGTCGCCCGCCCTCGCCCGCCCTTCGGCGCCCGCCCTCGTCGGGGACTGCGCCGCCGGCGCCGGCCGGCGCCCGCCCTCCGGCGCCCTCGCCCGTGTTCGTCTGCGCCGGAGACCGCCTCCCAGCGCCTCGCCGACCTCCTCCCAACGCACCTCCCCCTCGTTCTCAAGATCTGCAGGATTTTTCAAGGTAGCTCTCtgttcttcttttttatttcccTGTGTACATATATGTTTGTGTATGATTCTATTGGCAGAAAATTACATGCCTTCGTTTTTGATTCTATTAGCAAAAaatacatgtatatatgtttgaATATATGAGCAGAATAAAATAGATGCTTTCATATGTATGGATGCCAATAGGCCATATATATACATGTTTTGAGGAGAATGTTTAACTTTGAATGCAATAGATGGACAAAGCAAATTGGGATGCATATCATACTAAAATATTTTGTGAGATATGCAAAGAAGAGACGGAGAAGCACAATAGGCCGGGTGGTTATTTGAGTCCCAAAGGTTACAACAATCTCGAGGAGAAATTTTTTGAACTAACTAAGAAAAGACGCACAAGAAGGCAATTCAAAAACAAATGGGACCAATTGAAGAAAGAATATGCTCGGTTTATGGAGTTAAAGAATTCTGCAACTGGACTTGGTTGGAATGATAAGATGGGAACAATTGAAGCTGATGATAGTTGGTGGGACATTCATCTTAAGGTGAGGATGGTCATATATTTATGATTAAGATTTCCAATTGTTTATGTCATTGTGTTAATGTGTATGCTATTTTCAGAAATACCTAGGACATGCAAAGTGGCGGTACATGGGCCCTCCCAACTTGAAGGAGATGGATGTTATGTTTGAGAATGCTCATGTCACCGGGGAAACAGCCTCCATTCCAGGAGAGATATCCAGTAGCTCGGATGATGATGCCATTGCGGAGGTAAAAGAGAGTGAAGATTTGGGAACTCCTTTGAAATCTTTCAAGAAGAAAGGAGGGCAAGGTAAAACATTAGGTAAACGCAAATCTAAGTCTCATGTAGAAGATGAAGAGGACAAGAACCCATTTCTTCGTGCGTATAAGCAAACCTTGGGAAAAATAAACTCAAGAGTGAGTGAAGGATCAGCTAACCATGTTCCCAAAGTTACTGCTCCAACCATGGGAGAAGTACTTAATTTGATGGTGGAGTGTGGGGCCGAGGAAGGGACTTCTTTGTTCCACACCGCGACCAAGATTGTGATGAAGCCAGAGTATCGTGAGTTGTTTATGTTGATTAAAACCAAGGAGGGCAGGTTTGACTGGCTTACGAGGGAGCACGAAGCAATGAGCAAGTAGCAAGTTGTATTAAAACCATGTTCCCAAATGTTGTTTATGGGACCTGTTTCAGTTTGAATGTGTGTTGATGTAGTGAACTATTTATGAGATCTGTTGCTATCGTGTAATGAAAAATGTTGACTCATTTGTTTGCTGCCATTTTTGGGCTGATGTGCATCTCATATGTGATCTTTGCTGCCATTTTTTGGGCTGATGTGCAtctcatatgttttatatatcatATGTGATGTTTGCTGCCATTTTTTGGGCTGCAATGTACGTATACATTTGCTGCCATTTTTTGGGCTGCCATTTACTTATATGTTTGCTGCTCTATTTTGTAGATGGATGAAAGTGTTGAGATGGTTGATGACGAGGCTGAGAGGACTTTTCTTCTTCAAATGACACACATTTCATATGAAGTTGCTATGCTGGGTGAAATAGGTAACAAGTATAGTCAGACTTATTTGAACAAAGCACCATATCGAATTCCTCAACAAACTGGTTATGAATGGGTCATGGAGAATCTTGATAATAGAAAGATGTGCTACAAAATGTTTAGGATGTACCCAGATGTTTTTATTTCATTGCATGATCTTCTAGTTGATGATTATGGATTGCAATCAAGTAGAGGCATGACATCGTTGGAATCATTAGCTATGTTCTTATGGATGGTTGGAGCCCCACAATCTTTCTCTCAAGTTGAAAAtcgttttgcaagatcaactgaaACAATTCATCGAAAGTTCAAAGAAGTGTTGGATTGTCTGTGCAAGTTATCATCCAACAACATAAAACCCACTGATTATTCTTTCTCAACTCCTCATGAAAGAATTAAAGATGATCGATTTTGGCCACATTTTGAGGGTGCTATTGGAGCAATAGATGGATGTCACATACCAGTTTCAGTTCCAGCATTAGATGTCATTACCCACACCGGGCGACATGGATTTACTTCTCAAAATGTGATGGCTGTTTGTGACTTTGACATGAGGTTTACTTTCGTCGTTGTTGGGTGGCCGGGCTCGGCACATGACACAAGGATTTTGAATCATACCGTGGAGAAGTATGCACATAAGTTCCCTCTTCCTCCACATGGTACTACAAAACAATACTCATATTCAAAGCAATTTAGTTTCAAGTTTTCTTTTTGTAATGCTAACTTTGTTGTAATTTTTAGGCAAATACTACCTTGTCGATTCAGGCTATCCAAACCGAAGTGGATACCTTGCTCCATACAAAGGCCAAACCTATCATATACCGGAGTTTCGCAATAGGCGAAGAGAACCGACGGGGAAGTATGAGGTATACAATCATGCTCACTCTTCACTTCGCAATGTGGTAGAACGCACATTTGGTGTGCTTAAGGAAAAGTGGCGCATCTTGAAAAAGGTGCCAAAATTCAAGCCTAGAAGACAAAAGAAGATTATTGTTGCTTGTATGGCACTTCACAATTATATTCGGGACACCAAGTTACGTGACAAAGAGTTCGATAAGTGTGACGCGGATGAGGACTACATGCCACATGTTTTGCGACAAACTGTACCACTACAAGGCGATAGTACCTCATCTTTACTTGATGCGGTAAACATGAATGATCTTCGTGAGAACATTGCTGACTCTTTGTTTGCCGCGAGAGGAGGATAACTATCTTATGGGAGAGCCAAATGATGTCTTTTGGTATAGATATTTGACCGATGATGTATGAACAAGTAATGTCTTTTGGTGTAGATGTAGGAAATAGGAAGTATATTTTGGTATAAATATGTGGACAGTGGTATATGAACAATGTTCATGATGATGTATGAACAACTAATGTTATATATGAACAATGTTAGCAATTATCAAATTTTAATTACCTCCAAAATACATGCATCAACTAAAAATTAGTGAAACATGTCAAAAAATAGATTATTATCATAATATCAGTACATATACACCGTCTCAGCATCTCAGGGATATTCCAGACATTTACTCGAAACCCACAGTTCAGACAGCCAGTTTACCAAACGACAACACTGCTCACAGCAGCTATCCTGACACAGCAGCTTTTCCACAGCCCACAGCTCACAGCTGCTTCTCCACAGCCCATAGCCTAACCAAACACAGCCTTTATCTCTTACGTTTTGAAGTTCTGGTCGTGGGGTGGCTGGGGTGAGGAATAAATTTCCTTCCTTCGTGTTGTAATCTTACCTCGGGTGTTTTTATCATTCTGGCCGTGGGGTGGCTGGGGTAAGGAATAAGAATTCCTCACCCAGGGTAACGAATAGTCgatccctatatatatatatatatatgctagtAATACAATGAAGATTCTTAGTTATACAAAATCACACGAAATTTATGTTATGAAAGCACTTAAAGTAACTTAGACCCTAAAAGACATGACACTAAAATTTATGTTATGAAAGCACTTAAAGTAACTTAGACCCTAAAAGACATGACACTAATACACAAATAAGATTTCACATGTCGCTATTGGAATGGATGTGTACGCCGAGTGTATTGTCACTATTAGAATGAAGATCATTTTTTTCCTGGATTTTGATTTTCGAAAGAGCCCACGGGAACGCGTCTTCGGAGTTCAGACCCTTCTCATCCCAAAGGCCCAAGCCCAAGCCCAAACCCAAACCCGCGttctctcctcctccatctcgcGCCATCCCTCAAAGATTCAAGATTTCCAGCACTAAAAAAGGTGGCAGAGAGCGCGCGCGTCTTCGATCCTCCCACCCATCCCAGGCGCCTCCAAGATcctcccaaaccctagccgccatctcTCCGCCAGCTTCGATGACCCATGGCCTCCTCATCCTCCCCCCTTCCCATGGGCTGCAGGTTCAGCCCGTCCGACGCCGACCTCATCTGCGCCTACCTCCGCCCCATGATCACTTGCGAGCCCCTCCCTGAGCCCGCTGCCAGGTTCCTGCACACCGCCGACGCATACGCCGCCGACCCGGCCGCGCTCGTCCCGGGCTTCCTGCCCGCGGTCCTGCTGGCGCCCAGGACCAGCGAGGAGAGGCGATGCTGGTACTTCTTTGGCTCCGCCAAGGCCCTGTCCCGGCACGACAGGCGCAGGTCCCGGGccgtcggcggcggcgagggcacCTGGCACGCCAAGAAGGGAAGGGAGGCCGTGCTCGACGGCGGCGGAGTCGTCGGGTACAAGCCCAGCCATGCCGACGGATCCGTGGAGGCCGTGTGGCTCATGGTCGAGTTCCGTCTGGCTCATGATCATGGAAATGTTGAGACCGGCGAATCAGTTCCGGTTCTTTGCAAGGTCTACTAGAGCCCGCGTAAACCCCGGTCTGCGTCCGTCTCGGCGCGAATATGTTTATGCCTAACCGGTTATGCGCGTAACCCCAATCCATGCCGTTGCTGCTTCATGGGGATGCGTGTTTCTTGCATGTGCTTCTCTCTCTTCATGTGCACTCTGACGCATGCATGCTTATTTTATCTACCCTGCCTCCTCTAAATCCATcacttttcattttcttgaaaCAATTTAGATGGCTCATATGTTTAAGACCAAAATTCCGTTTTTGAAACtttttacatatttgaactaCTCACGCCGAGCTCTTTAGAACAAAATTAATCTTGGATACATTTGAAACACATTTATTTTTGAAACAGTAAAGAACTTTCTGAATATTAGGTGTATATTTTGTTAGAAATATGAAAGAACTTTGCcataatttttttctggaaccGAAGAACTTTGTTAATATGGTGTTCGAACTTTGTCATAAGAATTATAAGAACTTTGTATACACAGTCGTGATGAATGTGACAACTCCTGACAAACAATATAAAATACTGTACCATAGGTTGCATGGCTGACAGAATGGTGGGCCATATGGATTGGACATCATGTATGATGAGCGGCACGGATTCGCGTTGCGCGCGCAAAGCGTTAGGAAAAATCCATGTCCGTCTCGGCGTCGCCTGCGTAcaggagggagaggaagaggaaggccaGAGACAACGACTCAACTCCTGTAACGGCTGTCAAGCGGCGGCTGTTTGTGCCTCCGATTCTGCCGCCGGCCGTCGAGCCGCAGCCAGACTTGAACAGCTGCTCGGATGGCGTCTCACTGGACCAGCTTCTTGACGATCTCTTGATGTCCGGCCTCACGCCTGATCAAGTCCTGGGTGACTTCGTGATGCCTGTCCCTGAATCAGATGATCTCAATTCCAGCTTCTCAATGGCCAACCACGCCGATGCCGGTTCCGAGGTGAGCAACTACTGTGACATGGTACTCCGGGACGAAGGTGGTGCTGGAGCACGCATGccttttcatcagaattttgatcaAATCCTCCTGGGTGACTTGTTGAGGCATGTCGCTGAATCAGAGGTCAGTTACAGCGTCTCCATGTCCGACCATGCCGGTTCCATGGCGAGAAACTACCACAACATCGTCCATGGTGGTTCAGTCACGCCCCTTTTCCCTTTTGATAATTCTGATCAATTTGACTTGTCGATGACTGTCATCGAACCACTGCCCACTGACTTGCAGAGCCAGACAGCAATGCTAAATTTCAGCTTCCTGCCGTGTGCCCCGTATGCTGGAATTTGTGATTCTTGGACAGGAGGCGACACCACGGACGATGAAGCGGCGTCGGTCAGCTGGTATGGCTCTGCTCCAAGCTCACCGGCGGTTCCAACCGAGTGGATGATTTAGTCACCATTTGCCACCCCATA
This genomic stretch from Hordeum vulgare subsp. vulgare chromosome 6H, MorexV3_pseudomolecules_assembly, whole genome shotgun sequence harbors:
- the LOC123403259 gene encoding ervatamin-C-like, whose product is MAIALPTMLFVAIALTTTMSTANAIDIMDKDLASEESLWALYERWCENHVVEREIDDKARRFNVFKENARMIHEFNQHDMPYKLSLNLFGDMTDEEVNHTYGRCSNIMSSGRKRQSQDRVMQGAIAAREGLPTDVDWRMMGYNTRPSAVTNVKRQGTCGGCWAFAAIAAVEGINSIRTRNLTSLSVQQLLDCDKGNEGCRGGNAEGAFKYMIHNGGIETEAEYPYVGHEQGHCSVPKKNRNPVVTINGYKQVPPNEVALMQAVAAQPVVVALDANSMAFRRYGGGVFVGPCGTDLSHEMTVVGYGTTGEQGSEKHIDYWIVKNSLGPEWGENGYIRIARNVSGHDEEGLCGILIDASYPVKFTREGVNDIMKTK